In the genome of Diaphorobacter sp. HDW4A, the window GGACGAATGCATCCACCTCATCACGGCCAATGGCAATGGCCGGGTCAAGGTCATGGCTGAACTGGAGTAGCAAAACATGGTCAACACATATAAGGCGACAACGGGTCAAGCAATGATCCGAAAATTGCTACTTCGGCTGGTCTTGGTGACCATGGGATGGTTCCCCGGTCTGCTATGGGCAGAAGGCGTGCTGCTCAAGGTGCCGACCCGCGACGGGGTGAACACAACGCTGTTCTGGGAACCAGCCGACAACGCCAAGGCAACGGTTTTCCTGTTCCCCGGTGGTGGTGGCGGCTTTGGCAAGGTGGAAAACGGCAAGGCCACCAGCAACAACTTTCTGGTGCGCTCTGCCCCGTACTTCACCGCCAATGGGTTCAATGTGGCCATCTTTGGTAGGCCCAGCGATTCAGAAGACCTGGATTACGCCGACCGCATCAGCGACACCCACATGACCGACGTGCGCAAGGTGCTCGACTTCGTGAAGACCAAAAGCACAGCACCAGTTTGGATTGTCGGCACCAGCCGGGGCACGATCTCTGCCACTGCGACCGCCATCCATGCTCAAGGCGACATTGCCGGGTTGGTACTGACCTCCAGCGTGGTCAACTTCAAAAAGCCTGGCGCGGTGCCCAAGCAGGACTTGCAGGCAATCAAAGTTCCGGTGCTGGTGTTCCACCACAGCAAGGATGCCTGTATTCATTGCCGACCAGACGAGGTGCCTGCCGCCTTCAAGGGGTTTCGCAATGCGCCGGTCAAGAAGCTGATCTTTGTTGATGGTGGGGCGAACCCAACTGGTGACCCGTGCGCTGGGCAGCACTTCCATGGCTATATCGGCATGGAGAAAGAAGCCGTAGGCACCATTGCTGGCTGGATCGCTCATCCGACTAACTGACTTGGCAAGCGGGATTTGGTACAGCTGGCAAGGCAATTTGATGGCTTACCGCAACTCATGCCAGGAACAGCCATGAATGAACATACCTTGAACGAACTGCGCGATGCCCTGTCTGCATTGCGAACCGACATCGCCATTGCGCTCCCATGGGAGGCGCTGCATCGCTGGTTTGGCATAGCGCCTCTCGACCAGGAGCACTATTCAGAGATCAACCGGCAATGGTCGCAGACATGGCATCAAGCAGGTAAAAACCACCCCGTGCCGACCGTGTACCTGTACCACGGGGTCGAAAAGCTCACACTGGTGCGTGAAACCACGCCAAACGATCCACCAGCAATTGATTTGCAAGTGCTGGCGTGTGCCACCCTAGACAAAAAGGAACGTCTGGTAAGTCGCCCTTTTAGCCAATCAAAAAGGAGCAAAATGCAGCGTGAAACTTGAAAGTTTTACCTTATCCTGTCGTTGTTTGCCTCATTTTGGTCGCTGCCATGTCAACAAGTCCCCGTGAGGGAGAAATCCTCACCATCAACCAGGTCGCCGAGTACCTGAAGGTCACCGAAAGGACGATCTACCGGCTGGCTGCCGCCAAAAAGATACCTGCCTTTAAGGTGGGAGGCACTTGGCGGTTCTCGCTGGCCGACATAGATAGCTGGATCAAGCAGCAGTCTATGGATGGGCTGGACATGGGGCGAGATTCAGGCGGTGAAGCCAAGGAACAAAATCAGGACAGGGAGAAAAAATAATGCTTGGATTGACGCTACGCGAAGAATTCCGGGGCAAGCGCCTCAAAGGTACGGCTATCGAGCTGTCCAACGATACGAATACGGGTGCGACGCAGATTGCAGCCAAGGCGTTCTTAGAGATCACCTACCCCACCCATGACCTGTTGAAAGGCATCGAGGCGGTCGGCCCCGATCAAGGCCGTCCAGTCGTGGTGATCGGCGAGCGCGGGCTTGGTAAGTCCCACTTGATGGCTGCGCTGTACCACGCGGTGAATGATGCCGCCTCGACTGGTGCTTGGTTGAACTCTTGGGCCACCACCTTGGGTGACCCGCAGATCGGCAAAATTGGTCTGCGCAGCGGCATGCAGGTCATTGGCGAGAGTCTGCACCGCCAGCGGTACAAGTTCCTTTGGGACTTGCTCCTTGAGCGCCACCCACACGGAACCTACATCAAGGGCAAGTGGGAAGGCATGGGTGCGGCCAAGACCGATATCCCGTCTGACAAGCTGATCCTCGAACTGCTTGAGCACACGCCCACCATGCTGCTGCTGGACGAGTTCCAGACGTGGTTCGACGGTTTGACCAACACGAAGCAGTATCCATGGAAGAACTGGGCCTTCAACTTCATCCAAATCCTGTCGGAAATCGCCAAAGAGCGACCCGACTTGCTGGTCTTGGTGATTTCGGTGCGCAACGGTGGCAGCGACGCCTACCAGCAGGTCCACCGCGTCAACCCGGTGGCCATCGACTTCAAGGCTGGCGGCAACGCAGAGCGTATTCAGCA includes:
- a CDS encoding lysophospholipase; the encoded protein is MLLKVPTRDGVNTTLFWEPADNAKATVFLFPGGGGGFGKVENGKATSNNFLVRSAPYFTANGFNVAIFGRPSDSEDLDYADRISDTHMTDVRKVLDFVKTKSTAPVWIVGTSRGTISATATAIHAQGDIAGLVLTSSVVNFKKPGAVPKQDLQAIKVPVLVFHHSKDACIHCRPDEVPAAFKGFRNAPVKKLIFVDGGANPTGDPCAGQHFHGYIGMEKEAVGTIAGWIAHPTN
- a CDS encoding helix-turn-helix domain-containing protein; this translates as MKVLPYPVVVCLILVAAMSTSPREGEILTINQVAEYLKVTERTIYRLAAAKKIPAFKVGGTWRFSLADIDSWIKQQSMDGLDMGRDSGGEAKEQNQDREKK